The Siniperca chuatsi isolate FFG_IHB_CAS linkage group LG2, ASM2008510v1, whole genome shotgun sequence genome window below encodes:
- the LOC122868995 gene encoding RNA-binding protein Musashi homolog 1 isoform X1, giving the protein MDTEESQSSLSSSTDNSPHDPCKMFIGGLSWQTTQEGLKEYFCKFGEVKECMVMRDPVTKRSRGFGFVTYAEQAGVEKVLAQNRHELDSKTIDPKVAFPRRAQPKLVTRTKKIFVGGLSVNTTIEDVKHYFDQFGKVDDAMLMFDKTTNRHRGFGFVTFENEDVVEKVCEIHFHEINNKMVECKKAQPKEVMTPTGSARGRSRVMPYGMDAFMLGIGMLGYPGFQTTTYTSRSYSGIAPGYTYQFPEFHLERTPLLTSSHPPELAAIPLTAYGPMAAAAAAAVVRGSTPSRTAGFLGTSSPGPMADLYAAANQDSGVSSYISAASPAPSTGFGHGLGKVYPLLSVYPQGPLIATAFTNGYH; this is encoded by the exons ATGGATACGGAAGAGAGCCAGAGCAGCCTGTCCTCCAGCACGGACAACTCCCCCCACGACCCCTG CAAAATGTTCATCGGGGGTCTGAGTTGGCAGACAACACAAG AGGGCTTGAAGGAATACTTCTGTAAATTCGGCGAGGTGAAGGAGTGTATGGTGATGCGCGATCCCGTTACCAAGCGGTCGAG GGGGTTTGGGTTTGTAACATACGCTGAGCAAGCCGGTGTGGAAAAGGTTTTGGCGCAAAACAGACACGAGTTGGATTCCAAAACG ATCGACCCAAAGGTGGCGTTTCCTCGACGGGCTCAGCCTAAG CTGGTGACCAGGACAAAGAAGATCTTTGTCGGAGGACTGTCAGTCAATACCACCATCGAAGATGTGAAGCATTACTTCGACCAGTTTGGAAAG GTCGATGATGCCATGCTTAtgtttgacaaaacaaccaacagacacagag GCTTTGGCTTTGTCACCTTTGAGAATGAAGATGTGGTGGAGAAAGTGTGTGAGATCCACTTCCATGAGATCAACAACAAAATG GTCGAGTGTAAGAAAGCCCAGCCCAAGGAGGTGATGACGCCGACAGGCTCAGCCAGAGGCCGCTCCAGAGTGATGCCCTATGGGATGGACGCCTTCATGCTGGGCATCGGCATGCTGG GCTACCCAGGTTTCCAGACTACTACCTATACCAGCCGCAGTTACTCTGGAATTGCTCCTGGTTACACTTATCAATTCCCAG AATTCCATTTAGAGAGGACCCCCCTCCTGACATCATCCCACCCCCCTGAGCTGGCAG CCATTCCCCTGACTGCATATGGACCAATGGCAGCAGCCGCAGCCGCAGCAGTAGTTagag gcTCCACCCCTTCACGCACAGCTGGTTTCCTGGGAACCAGCAGCCCTGGACCAATGGCTGACCTGTATGCTGCAGCCAATCAGGACTCAGGAGTCAGCAGCTACATCAGCGCCGCTAGCCCCGCCCCCAGCACAGGGTTCGGCCACGGTCTAGGG AAAGTGTATCCACTCTTGTCTGTGTATCCGCAGGGTCCTCTGATTGCTACTGCGTTCACTAATGGCTACCACTGA
- the LOC122868995 gene encoding RNA-binding protein Musashi homolog 1 isoform X2: MDTEESQSSLSSSTDNSPHDPCKMFIGGLSWQTTQEGLKEYFCKFGEVKECMVMRDPVTKRSRGFGFVTYAEQAGVEKVLAQNRHELDSKTIDPKVAFPRRAQPKLVTRTKKIFVGGLSVNTTIEDVKHYFDQFGKVDDAMLMFDKTTNRHRGFGFVTFENEDVVEKVCEIHFHEINNKMVECKKAQPKEVMTPTGSARGRSRVMPYGMDAFMLGIGMLGYPGFQTTTYTSRSYSGIAPGYTYQFPEFHLERTPLLTSSHPPELAAIPLTAYGPMAAAAAAAVVRGSTPSRTAGFLGTSSPGPMADLYAAANQDSGVSSYISAASPAPSTGFGHGLGGPLIATAFTNGYH; the protein is encoded by the exons ATGGATACGGAAGAGAGCCAGAGCAGCCTGTCCTCCAGCACGGACAACTCCCCCCACGACCCCTG CAAAATGTTCATCGGGGGTCTGAGTTGGCAGACAACACAAG AGGGCTTGAAGGAATACTTCTGTAAATTCGGCGAGGTGAAGGAGTGTATGGTGATGCGCGATCCCGTTACCAAGCGGTCGAG GGGGTTTGGGTTTGTAACATACGCTGAGCAAGCCGGTGTGGAAAAGGTTTTGGCGCAAAACAGACACGAGTTGGATTCCAAAACG ATCGACCCAAAGGTGGCGTTTCCTCGACGGGCTCAGCCTAAG CTGGTGACCAGGACAAAGAAGATCTTTGTCGGAGGACTGTCAGTCAATACCACCATCGAAGATGTGAAGCATTACTTCGACCAGTTTGGAAAG GTCGATGATGCCATGCTTAtgtttgacaaaacaaccaacagacacagag GCTTTGGCTTTGTCACCTTTGAGAATGAAGATGTGGTGGAGAAAGTGTGTGAGATCCACTTCCATGAGATCAACAACAAAATG GTCGAGTGTAAGAAAGCCCAGCCCAAGGAGGTGATGACGCCGACAGGCTCAGCCAGAGGCCGCTCCAGAGTGATGCCCTATGGGATGGACGCCTTCATGCTGGGCATCGGCATGCTGG GCTACCCAGGTTTCCAGACTACTACCTATACCAGCCGCAGTTACTCTGGAATTGCTCCTGGTTACACTTATCAATTCCCAG AATTCCATTTAGAGAGGACCCCCCTCCTGACATCATCCCACCCCCCTGAGCTGGCAG CCATTCCCCTGACTGCATATGGACCAATGGCAGCAGCCGCAGCCGCAGCAGTAGTTagag gcTCCACCCCTTCACGCACAGCTGGTTTCCTGGGAACCAGCAGCCCTGGACCAATGGCTGACCTGTATGCTGCAGCCAATCAGGACTCAGGAGTCAGCAGCTACATCAGCGCCGCTAGCCCCGCCCCCAGCACAGGGTTCGGCCACGGTCTAGGG GGTCCTCTGATTGCTACTGCGTTCACTAATGGCTACCACTGA
- the LOC122869020 gene encoding protein unc-119 homolog B-like isoform X2: MSGAKARSDAPVAENVSGGGHSTAAPPRDRKPGGGVLKRLKSRRSQVDSRPVTEEDLRTQSGHITPEDVLGLRVATRGYLCKPEDNIYNIDFVRFKIRDLETSTVLFEIAKPPHTDDDEENREADASAGRFVRYQFTPAFLQLRTVGATVEFTVGNRPLNNFRMIERHYFRDHLLKSFDFDFGFCIPNSRNTCEHIYEFPQLSESLVRQMVDCPYETRSDSFYFVENRLVMHNKADYAYNGGQ; the protein is encoded by the exons ATGAGCGGAGCCAAAGCCCGCAGCGACGCGCCTGTTGCTGAAAATGTCTCCGGCGGCGGGCACAGCACTGCGGCTCCTCCGCGGGACCGCAAGCCTGGCGGAGGGGTTCTGAAGAGGCTCAAGTCCCGGAGGAGCCAGGTGGACAGCAGGCCCGTCACGGAGGAAGACCTGCGGACACAGAGTGGACACATCACGCCGGAGGATGTGCTAGGACTGCGGGTGGCTACGCGAG GGTACCTCTGTAAACCCGAGGACAATATTTATAACATCGACTTTGTACGCTTTAAGATCAGAGACCTGGAGACCAGCACTGTCCTGTTTGAGATTGCCAAACCCCCACATACAG ACGACGATGAGGAGAACAGAGAGGCAGACGCCAGCGCGGGCCGATTTGTACGCTACCAGTTCACCCCAGCCTTCCTGCAACTGAGGACCGTGGGAGCAAC AGTGGAATTCACAGTTGGAAACCGTCCTCTAAACAACTTCCGCATGATTGAGAGGCACTACTTCCGCGATCACCTGCTGAAGagctttgactttgactttggcTTCTGTATCCCAAACAGCCGTAACACCTGTGAGCACATCTACGAGTTCCCTCAGCTGTCTGAGAGCCTGG tCCGTCAGATGGTGGATTGTCCTTATGAGACCCGTTCAGACAGCTTCTATTTCGTCGAGAACAGACTGGTCATGCACAACAAGGCAGACTATGCTTATAACGGAGGACAGTGA
- the LOC122869020 gene encoding protein unc-119 homolog B-like isoform X3 — protein MSGAKARSDAPVAENVSGGGHSTAAPPRDRKPGGGVLKRLKSRRSQVDSRPVTEEDLRTQSGHITPEDVLGLRVATRGYLCKPEDNIYNIDFVRFKIRDLETSTVLFEIAKPPHTDDDEENREADASAGRFVRYQFTPAFLQLRTVGATVEFTVGNRPLNNFRMIERHYFRDHLLKSFDFDFGFCIPNSRNTCEHIYEFPQLSESLDCLEGGGEQVPGPGRSKVAHRQWVPTLGQLWSRKQKQ, from the exons ATGAGCGGAGCCAAAGCCCGCAGCGACGCGCCTGTTGCTGAAAATGTCTCCGGCGGCGGGCACAGCACTGCGGCTCCTCCGCGGGACCGCAAGCCTGGCGGAGGGGTTCTGAAGAGGCTCAAGTCCCGGAGGAGCCAGGTGGACAGCAGGCCCGTCACGGAGGAAGACCTGCGGACACAGAGTGGACACATCACGCCGGAGGATGTGCTAGGACTGCGGGTGGCTACGCGAG GGTACCTCTGTAAACCCGAGGACAATATTTATAACATCGACTTTGTACGCTTTAAGATCAGAGACCTGGAGACCAGCACTGTCCTGTTTGAGATTGCCAAACCCCCACATACAG ACGACGATGAGGAGAACAGAGAGGCAGACGCCAGCGCGGGCCGATTTGTACGCTACCAGTTCACCCCAGCCTTCCTGCAACTGAGGACCGTGGGAGCAAC AGTGGAATTCACAGTTGGAAACCGTCCTCTAAACAACTTCCGCATGATTGAGAGGCACTACTTCCGCGATCACCTGCTGAAGagctttgactttgactttggcTTCTGTATCCCAAACAGCCGTAACACCTGTGAGCACATCTACGAGTTCCCTCAGCTGTCTGAGAGCCTGG ACTGCCTCGAGGGTGGTGGAGAGCAGGTCCCAGGCCCTGGCAGGTCAAAGGTTGCTCACAGACAATGGGTTCCCACTCTGGGTCAGCTGTGGTCAAggaaacaaaagcagtga
- the LOC122869020 gene encoding protein unc-119 homolog B-like isoform X1 → MSGAKARSDAPVAENVSGGGHSTAAPPRDRKPGGGVLKRLKSRRSQVDSRPVTEEDLRTQSGHITPEDVLGLRVATRGYLCKPEDNIYNIDFVRFKIRDLETSTVLFEIAKPPHTDDDEENREADASAGRFVRYQFTPAFLQLRTVGATVEFTVGNRPLNNFRMIERHYFRDHLLKSFDFDFGFCIPNSRNTCEHIYEFPQLSESLGLRGIHFSSQLWIDTHAPETSGQTASRVVESRSQALAGQRLLTDNGFPLWVSCGQGNKSSEDLDWTNYLSVLRWQSDNKTVWEMV, encoded by the exons ATGAGCGGAGCCAAAGCCCGCAGCGACGCGCCTGTTGCTGAAAATGTCTCCGGCGGCGGGCACAGCACTGCGGCTCCTCCGCGGGACCGCAAGCCTGGCGGAGGGGTTCTGAAGAGGCTCAAGTCCCGGAGGAGCCAGGTGGACAGCAGGCCCGTCACGGAGGAAGACCTGCGGACACAGAGTGGACACATCACGCCGGAGGATGTGCTAGGACTGCGGGTGGCTACGCGAG GGTACCTCTGTAAACCCGAGGACAATATTTATAACATCGACTTTGTACGCTTTAAGATCAGAGACCTGGAGACCAGCACTGTCCTGTTTGAGATTGCCAAACCCCCACATACAG ACGACGATGAGGAGAACAGAGAGGCAGACGCCAGCGCGGGCCGATTTGTACGCTACCAGTTCACCCCAGCCTTCCTGCAACTGAGGACCGTGGGAGCAAC AGTGGAATTCACAGTTGGAAACCGTCCTCTAAACAACTTCCGCATGATTGAGAGGCACTACTTCCGCGATCACCTGCTGAAGagctttgactttgactttggcTTCTGTATCCCAAACAGCCGTAACACCTGTGAGCACATCTACGAGTTCCCTCAGCTGTCTGAGAGCCTGG GCCTTCGTGGAATACATTTCAGCAGTCAGTTGTGGATCGACACGCACGCACCGGAAACAAGTGGACAG ACTGCCTCGAGGGTGGTGGAGAGCAGGTCCCAGGCCCTGGCAGGTCAAAGGTTGCTCACAGACAATGGGTTCCCACTCTGGGTCAGCTGTGGTCAAggaaacaaaagcagtgaaGACTTGGATTGGACAAACTATCTCAGTGTTTTAAGGTGGCAGAGTGACAACAAGACAGTGTGGGAGATGGTGTAG